The following proteins are co-located in the uncultured Draconibacterium sp. genome:
- a CDS encoding helix-turn-helix transcriptional regulator, whose translation MPIFMDRRKISDLKVAIAIAQLHLNYLKLQDKFNCKVLNHWFDEKREIAFSLISAPNEKYLIDLHQQAESDLPLNITELDSSSVDVFLNQLELDEILQNNKYPLIKTPVSQTVMVIGVLLSLTKTDDIIRVRECLKEFKKTTLDIIDQFEGIVVKQTSDYFIVSFNSATKGLKCAFKVQKRFDAYQKKNEMQRMSLKIGFNAVTPAIEKEEHIESLINLTRRLAFISQQKIIITTEIETLYKNENWNDFKDKNRLKCLSPDDIRFLSTLMEYTEKNWNNPNLHVEDFEKHLGFSKSQIYRKMIAIVGKSPNAFIKQYRLLRAINFFRQKQGNISEGAFDCGFSSPSYFTKCFQKEFGIKPSDYIEITKTF comes from the coding sequence ATGCCAATATTCATGGATCGTCGAAAAATATCGGACCTGAAAGTAGCGATTGCAATAGCTCAACTTCATTTAAACTATTTAAAGCTACAAGACAAATTCAATTGCAAAGTTTTAAACCATTGGTTCGACGAAAAAAGAGAAATTGCATTTTCGCTAATTAGTGCTCCAAACGAAAAATACCTTATTGATTTACACCAGCAGGCAGAAAGCGATCTTCCGTTAAATATAACAGAACTCGATTCCTCTTCGGTTGATGTATTTTTGAACCAACTTGAGCTCGACGAAATTCTGCAAAACAACAAATACCCCTTGATTAAAACGCCGGTTTCGCAAACTGTAATGGTAATTGGTGTCCTGTTAAGCCTCACAAAAACCGACGATATAATTAGAGTCAGAGAATGCCTGAAAGAGTTCAAAAAAACAACACTTGATATTATCGATCAGTTTGAAGGGATAGTAGTAAAACAAACTTCAGACTATTTTATAGTTTCATTCAACTCGGCAACCAAGGGGCTTAAATGTGCATTTAAAGTTCAGAAAAGATTTGATGCCTATCAGAAAAAAAACGAAATGCAAAGGATGAGTCTGAAAATTGGGTTTAATGCTGTTACTCCTGCTATTGAGAAAGAAGAACACATTGAGTCTTTAATTAATTTAACCCGCCGACTTGCTTTTATCTCGCAACAGAAGATAATTATTACCACCGAAATAGAAACCTTGTATAAAAATGAAAACTGGAACGACTTTAAGGATAAAAATAGATTAAAATGCTTGTCTCCTGACGACATTCGGTTTTTATCGACACTAATGGAATACACGGAAAAGAATTGGAATAATCCCAATCTTCATGTTGAGGATTTTGAAAAACACCTCGGTTTTAGCAAGTCACAAATCTATCGGAAGATGATTGCTATTGTTGGAAAATCGCCCAATGCATTTATAAAACAATACCGCTTGTTACGTGCAATAAATTTTTTCAGGCAAAAACAAGGTAATATTTCAGAGGGTGCTTTCGACTGTGGTTTTAGTAGTCCCTCCTACTTCACCAAGTGTTTTCAAAAAGAATTTGGAATAAAACCGTCCGACTACATTGAAATCACTAAAACGTTCTAA
- a CDS encoding energy transducer TonB, with the protein MKTIKILLICMFAVVYVSAQNVPPYTIAETEVNQPKFMAVKMANNTVENSLHNYIAQNFKYPTSEVNHEGTEVVHFVIDATGEVSNFTIVNSVSAKIDNEILRVLEGTDNMWIPGQTNGVPVAMEKEIAIKIVSSIASADPAHKDFAEIARTYYTKGSEKLLLEHKSKQALRNFDKGIKYKPYDQSLLYLRGLCLYELGKTDEAHQDWARVKKLGGYNMNDSYFAEDIKKLKGYHEIAAMLDLEE; encoded by the coding sequence ATGAAAACAATTAAAATTCTTTTAATATGCATGTTTGCTGTAGTTTATGTAAGTGCACAAAACGTGCCTCCCTATACTATTGCGGAAACAGAAGTTAATCAGCCAAAATTTATGGCAGTAAAAATGGCAAACAACACAGTTGAAAATTCTTTACACAATTACATCGCTCAAAATTTTAAATACCCCACAAGCGAAGTAAACCATGAAGGAACAGAGGTGGTTCACTTTGTTATTGACGCAACAGGAGAGGTTTCAAATTTTACCATTGTAAATAGCGTATCAGCCAAAATTGACAATGAAATTTTACGCGTCTTGGAAGGCACAGATAATATGTGGATTCCTGGCCAAACCAACGGAGTTCCGGTTGCTATGGAAAAAGAAATTGCCATAAAAATAGTATCATCAATTGCCAGTGCCGATCCGGCACATAAAGATTTCGCTGAAATAGCAAGAACCTATTACACCAAAGGAAGTGAAAAATTATTGCTCGAACACAAATCGAAACAAGCACTTCGCAACTTCGACAAGGGAATAAAATACAAACCATACGATCAAAGTCTTCTTTACTTGCGCGGTTTATGTTTGTACGAATTAGGAAAAACAGATGAAGCTCATCAGGATTGGGCTCGTGTAAAAAAATTAGGAGGATACAATATGAACGACTCCTACTTTGCTGAAGACATAAAAAAGTTGAAAGGGTACCACGAAATAGCAGCTATGCTCGACTTAGAGGAATAG
- a CDS encoding group 1 truncated hemoglobin, with amino-acid sequence MNKSLFERLGGRDGLTNIVDDVVENHMNNPAINSRFLPFRENPERMAIVKQHTIDFFSAGSGGPATYTGKDMPAAHKGMNISPAEYMHVIDDIFTALDKHSIDEETKKDVLSILWSLKGMIIAH; translated from the coding sequence ATGAACAAATCATTATTTGAACGATTAGGAGGAAGAGATGGACTTACGAACATTGTTGATGATGTGGTTGAAAACCACATGAACAATCCGGCCATAAACTCCCGGTTTCTTCCATTTCGGGAAAATCCCGAGCGCATGGCAATTGTAAAACAACATACAATTGATTTTTTTAGTGCAGGTAGTGGCGGACCGGCAACTTATACAGGTAAAGATATGCCGGCTGCACATAAAGGAATGAACATTAGTCCCGCAGAATACATGCACGTTATCGACGATATTTTTACGGCACTCGACAAACATTCTATCGATGAAGAAACTAAAAAGGATGTCCTTTCTATTCTCTGGTCATTAAAAGGAATGATTATCGCTCACTAA
- the secG gene encoding preprotein translocase subunit SecG: MYILITVLLLIVCVLLVLIVLVQNSKGGGLASNFQSSGQVMGVRKTTDFLEKGTWFLAGALLFLSVVGAGFIPRAQDGVDQSRVQEQIETAVDPTQVPSFPTTAPAAAEETPAADDGDEN; encoded by the coding sequence ATGTATATTTTAATCACCGTTTTATTATTGATCGTGTGTGTCCTTTTGGTACTAATTGTATTGGTGCAAAATTCAAAAGGTGGAGGTTTGGCTAGTAACTTCCAGTCGTCGGGCCAGGTAATGGGTGTGCGTAAAACAACCGATTTTCTTGAAAAAGGCACATGGTTTTTAGCAGGTGCTTTATTGTTTTTATCAGTAGTAGGTGCAGGTTTTATTCCACGTGCGCAAGACGGAGTTGATCAAAGTCGTGTTCAGGAACAAATTGAAACTGCAGTTGATCCAACTCAGGTTCCATCGTTCCCAACTACAGCTCCTGCAGCAGCTGAAGAAACTCCTGCAGCTGATGACGGTGACGAAAACTAA
- a CDS encoding LptE family protein, with protein MLKRIVSFSIAVLLGILLLSSCQVKYNFTGSKPMVLEKTFTVYYFPNRARLINPTLSQSFTEQLREKLQRQTSLNEISENGDIEFEGQITGYEFRPMSIQKEDLAAQTRLTITVKVKYTNNKVPEDSFETSFSAYEDFDSSLPISSVEDELTAEIIDKLNDDIFNASIANW; from the coding sequence ATGTTAAAACGAATTGTTAGTTTTTCCATTGCGGTTTTGTTAGGAATACTGCTGCTCTCATCGTGTCAGGTGAAGTATAATTTTACCGGATCGAAACCCATGGTATTGGAAAAAACCTTTACGGTTTATTATTTTCCGAACCGTGCCAGACTGATTAATCCTACCCTGAGCCAGAGTTTTACCGAACAGTTACGCGAAAAATTGCAACGCCAAACATCTTTAAACGAAATCTCCGAAAATGGAGACATTGAGTTTGAAGGTCAGATAACCGGTTATGAGTTTCGTCCGATGTCAATTCAAAAGGAAGATCTTGCAGCACAAACACGTTTAACCATTACTGTAAAAGTAAAATACACAAACAATAAAGTTCCGGAAGATAGTTTTGAAACTTCATTTTCAGCCTACGAAGATTTTGACAGTAGTTTACCAATTAGTAGTGTGGAAGACGAGCTGACCGCTGAGATTATTGATAAACTAAACGATGATATTTTTAATGCATCAATTGCAAACTGGTAA
- a CDS encoding sigma-54 dependent transcriptional regulator, translated as MDVQAIKQRFEIVGNTAGLNRAIEVAVQVAPTDLSVLVTGESGVGKEIFPQIIHQFSSRKHGKYIAVNCGAIPEGTIDSELFGHEKGAFTGALADRKGYFQEADGGTIFLDEIGELPMSTQARLLRVLETGEFIKVGSSQVIKTNVRVIAATNVNIPVAIEEGKFREDLYYRLNTLPISVLPLRERADDINLLFRKFARDFAEKYRMPPVRLSDEARTVLVHYRWPGNIRQLKNITEQISIIEQEREITGDVLRNYLPADGSKNLPAVFSKTEENKSFANEREILYKVLFDMKNDMTELKKLVLDLMETRDTPITGDQAQIFRNLYNTDDGNFVPKEPVSNPIHITPVDKENIQDTEEFVEESLSLADKEIELIKKALEKHRGKRKYAAQELGISERTLYRKIKEYEING; from the coding sequence ATGGATGTACAAGCTATAAAACAAAGGTTTGAAATTGTAGGAAACACTGCCGGATTAAACCGGGCGATTGAAGTTGCGGTGCAAGTCGCCCCAACCGATTTATCTGTTTTGGTTACCGGCGAAAGTGGTGTAGGTAAGGAAATATTTCCGCAGATTATTCATCAGTTTTCAAGCCGGAAACATGGAAAATACATTGCCGTAAACTGTGGCGCAATTCCCGAGGGAACGATTGATTCGGAATTGTTTGGCCACGAGAAAGGCGCATTTACAGGCGCATTGGCCGACCGAAAAGGTTATTTTCAGGAAGCCGATGGCGGAACTATTTTTTTAGATGAAATTGGCGAATTGCCCATGTCGACACAGGCACGTTTGTTACGTGTGCTCGAAACGGGCGAGTTTATTAAGGTGGGATCGTCGCAGGTTATAAAAACCAATGTACGTGTAATTGCCGCCACCAATGTAAATATTCCGGTCGCCATTGAAGAGGGTAAATTCAGGGAAGACTTGTATTACCGATTAAATACTTTGCCCATTTCTGTTTTACCCTTGCGCGAGCGAGCCGACGATATAAATTTATTGTTTCGGAAATTTGCACGTGATTTTGCCGAAAAATACCGGATGCCACCGGTTCGGTTAAGCGATGAAGCCCGAACTGTTTTGGTGCACTACCGCTGGCCGGGAAACATAAGGCAGCTGAAGAACATTACCGAGCAAATTTCAATTATTGAGCAGGAACGTGAAATAACAGGAGATGTGTTGCGAAACTATTTGCCCGCCGATGGTTCTAAAAATTTGCCTGCCGTTTTTTCAAAAACGGAAGAAAATAAATCATTTGCCAACGAACGCGAAATTCTGTACAAAGTGCTTTTCGATATGAAAAACGACATGACGGAATTAAAAAAGCTGGTGCTCGATTTAATGGAAACCCGAGATACTCCGATTACAGGCGATCAGGCACAGATTTTCAGGAATTTATACAATACCGACGATGGTAATTTTGTGCCGAAAGAACCGGTATCAAATCCGATACACATTACTCCGGTTGACAAAGAAAATATTCAGGATACAGAAGAATTCGTAGAAGAATCACTTTCTTTGGCCGATAAAGAAATTGAGCTCATAAAAAAGGCTTTGGAAAAACACCGGGGAAAAAGAAAATATGCAGCTCAGGAACTTGGAATTTCGGAACGAACACTGTACCGAAAGATTAAAGAATACGAAATAAATGGATAG